The Thermoanaerobaculia bacterium genome contains the following window.
GCGGGCGGCGCGGCACGACTCCCGCCGAGGATCCGACCGCCGCGCACCGTTCTCGTAACCCTGTCCGCACCGCGCGCCGGTCGGTCCCGGCGGGGCGCGCCGCGACAGGACCCGCGATCCCGCTCGCCTCCTCCGTCCCGCGACCTTCGCCGGCTGCGCGAGCTTCACCTTCAAGCGGGAAACTCCACGATCACCTTCAGGGCATCGGTCGCCTGCTGGACCTTCCGGAATGCCTCGGGCGCCTGCGCGAGGGGGAACCGATGGGTGATGAGCTGCCGCCACGGAAAGCCCCGGTCGGCGATCAGGTCCATCGCCTCGCGCGTGTCCTCCGGGCCGCACGAGTAGGACGAGACGAGATCGATCTCCCGGAAATAGAGCGCGTTCGGCTCGATCGGCAGCCGCTTGCCCGGCTCCGCCATCGTGAAGAAGACGACCGAGGCGCCGGGCCCGGCGCATGCGATCCCCTCCTCCATCGCGGAGATCGACCCGGGGCCGACGAACACGAAATCGACCCCGTTGCCGCCGGTCTTGAGCGCCACGACCGAGGACGCCGGCCGGCGTCCGACGTCGACGATCTCGTCGGCGCCGAAGCGTTCCGCGTATTCGAGCCGTTCCTTGACCCGGTCGGACGCGAAGATCCGCGCCGCCCCGAGCTGCCGCGCGAGAGCGACCGCCATCTGCCCCATGACGCCGAGCCCGATCACGAGCACCGACATCCCCGGCGTGAACCGGCCGCGCGAGAACGCCTTGACGACTGTCGCGAGAGGCTCGATGAGGCAGCCCGCCTCGATCGGAAGGCCTTCCGGGATCTTCAACGTGTCGCGGGAGAGGTTCGTCTGCGGGACCCGGACGAACTCCGCCATCCCGCCGGGATCGAGGTGCGTCCTCTTCCACGTCTCGCACAGCACGTACCGCGCCCGGCGGCAGTATCGGCACGCGAGGCACGGCGCGTGGTGATGGACGAAGACCCGGTCGCCGAGCGCGAGGTGACCGACACCGGTTCCGAGGCCGACGATCGTGCCGGCCGGCTCGTGTCCGATGATCGTCGGCGATTTCTTCTTCAGGTACCACTCGAGCGTGTCGGACGTGCAGATCCCGCACGCCGCGACCTTGACCAGCGCCTCGCCGGGGCCGATCTCGGGAACGTCGTGCTCGGAGAGCGCCGGCCGCCCGTCGGGATCCGTGCCGAAGACGATCACGGCCGCACCACGTACTTGATCCCCTCGGAACGCCGCATGCGGTCGAAGAATACCGGGAGATCGGCGAGCCCGCCTTCGCCGGAGAGGAGGGGGGCGGGATCGACGGCGCCCGACTCCAGGAGCGTCAGCGCCTCGGCCGCGTCCTCCGGGCGGTAGTGGAACGCGCCGCCGACGCGCACCTCGCCGTAATGGATCTTCTCCGCGTCGAGCGCGACCTCCGCGCCCGGAGCGCACCCGCCGAAGAAGAGCGCTTCGCCTCCCGGAAGGACCCGGTCGAACGCCTCGCGCCAGGCTTCCGGGGTCCCGGCGCACTCGACGACCGTCGTGGCGCGCGGCGGCCCCTCCGCGGCGGCGGTATCGAACACTTCGGCTCCCCACCGCTCCGCCAGACGCAGGCGTTCCGCTCCGCGGCCGACCGCCGAGATCCGGGGGACGCCCTTCGCCCGGGCGAGCGCGATCCAGAGGAGGCCGATCGCGCCCGCGCCCACGACGAGGAGGTCGCCCGGCGGGCGAACGAGGCGCGCCCATCCGTGCACCACGGAGGCGAGCGGGTCGAGGAGCGCCGCGGCCTCGTACGAGACGCCGGCCGGCTTGCGGCGCAGGTTCCGGCGCACGACCGCGGCCGGCACCCTCACGTACTCCGCGAAGGCGCCCCATGCGAGCGACCGCGCCGCGGCCTCGCACCGGTTCTCGGCTCCGGTCCGGCACGCATCGCATGCCCCGCAGGGGCCCGAGAGCCCGGCCGCGACGGGCTCCCCGACATCGAACCCGGCGTTTTCCCCCGCCTCGGCGACGTCGCCGGAGAATTCGTGGCCCATGACGAGCGGCGGAGCGAACTTCACGTGTCCGCGGTCGAGGAT
Protein-coding sequences here:
- a CDS encoding alcohol dehydrogenase catalytic domain-containing protein — protein: MRAAVQTKIGAMEIRDVPRPRAAAGEVVVRVRAALTCGTDRKILDRGHVKFAPPLVMGHEFSGDVAEAGENAGFDVGEPVAAGLSGPCGACDACRTGAENRCEAAARSLAWGAFAEYVRVPAAVVRRNLRRKPAGVSYEAAALLDPLASVVHGWARLVRPPGDLLVVGAGAIGLLWIALARAKGVPRISAVGRGAERLRLAERWGAEVFDTAAAEGPPRATTVVECAGTPEAWREAFDRVLPGGEALFFGGCAPGAEVALDAEKIHYGEVRVGGAFHYRPEDAAEALTLLESGAVDPAPLLSGEGGLADLPVFFDRMRRSEGIKYVVRP
- a CDS encoding alcohol dehydrogenase catalytic domain-containing protein, which gives rise to MIVFGTDPDGRPALSEHDVPEIGPGEALVKVAACGICTSDTLEWYLKKKSPTIIGHEPAGTIVGLGTGVGHLALGDRVFVHHHAPCLACRYCRRARYVLCETWKRTHLDPGGMAEFVRVPQTNLSRDTLKIPEGLPIEAGCLIEPLATVVKAFSRGRFTPGMSVLVIGLGVMGQMAVALARQLGAARIFASDRVKERLEYAERFGADEIVDVGRRPASSVVALKTGGNGVDFVFVGPGSISAMEEGIACAGPGASVVFFTMAEPGKRLPIEPNALYFREIDLVSSYSCGPEDTREAMDLIADRGFPWRQLITHRFPLAQAPEAFRKVQQATDALKVIVEFPA